From Halotia branconii CENA392, the proteins below share one genomic window:
- a CDS encoding DUF433 domain-containing protein — protein sequence MTNWQERISINPNVCHGKACIKGTRIMVSVVLDNLADGLTFEEIVTDYPPLTLEDVKAAIAYAAELTREEELLPLR from the coding sequence ATGACTAACTGGCAAGAACGCATCAGCATCAACCCAAATGTGTGTCACGGTAAAGCATGTATTAAAGGTACACGCATTATGGTATCTGTAGTCCTTGATAATCTTGCTGATGGGCTGACCTTTGAAGAAATCGTCACAGATTATCCACCATTAACTTTAGAAGATGTCAAAGCTGCTATTGCCTATGCAGCAGAACTAACCAGAGAAGAGGAACTGTTACCACTACGATGA
- a CDS encoding DUF5615 family PIN-like protein → MTKMLVKLDENMAQSHVEFLQQSGYNAERVTDEGLSGAKDEVVWQEVCAEERFFITLDLDFSDVRRFPTGSHPGILLLRSRNRSRQAVVKILTRVINEQPLEALKGCLVVADKIQTRIRRPFQNS, encoded by the coding sequence ATGACAAAAATGTTAGTGAAACTTGACGAAAACATGGCACAAAGCCACGTTGAGTTTTTACAACAATCTGGTTATAACGCTGAACGTGTCACGGATGAAGGGCTATCTGGTGCGAAAGATGAAGTTGTTTGGCAAGAAGTCTGTGCTGAGGAAAGATTTTTTATTACTCTTGATTTAGATTTTTCTGATGTTCGCCGTTTTCCAACAGGTTCGCATCCGGGTATTCTATTATTGCGATCGCGCAATCGTAGCCGTCAAGCTGTGGTAAAAATTTTAACTCGCGTTATAAATGAACAACCTTTAGAAGCTTTAAAAGGTTGTCTTGTGGTTGCAGATAAAATCCAGACAAGAATCCGTCGTCCATTTCAA